A single genomic interval of Amblyomma americanum isolate KBUSLIRL-KWMA chromosome 11, ASM5285725v1, whole genome shotgun sequence harbors:
- the LOC144110676 gene encoding uncharacterized protein LOC144110676 — protein sequence MSLFGAPCKLQSVYPHPADSKRPLFLLIDPVHLIKCVRNNWINQRNAGTCMFFPSPTGPNIKPPILTSSFKTLRELHSKEQGQLIKSAPTLSSKSLNPSNIERQNVKLALRIFSPSTAAALRACGPRLELDHVSGTAQFLETITKWWNIASVKTCNKGTRLRDELQSPITSASSPQIQFLLSIVEWLDLWHSLKFDTGILTRETYSALRLTTDTLIKVTRYCLDEMNFEYVLLGKFQTDCLEERYGKYRQLTGAQYHISIRQIYESERKLRLQNILELPEFEAATDAVAVNDAVLEVFGIEVTDDDYAKAPNLPATAYVAGYCAHAAFKKLSCMTCKENLMLEDEIEVEGGELVKAMTRGSLKFPQPAIVNAVLTAEIVLDKLRSEQHATKFHALPNQKEVLLALTHDVLNDGIDFDVCENGHTPQLVMHYVLSAAANTLLNNLCKRKNDQLIVEKAAKEKETKLKTLKN from the coding sequence atgtcactttttgGGGCCCCCTGCAAACTTCAGAGTGTGTATCCACACCCTGCAGACTCTAAACGTCCTCTCTTTCTTCTGATTGATCCTGTGCACTTAATAAAATGCGTCAGGAATAACTGGATCAATCAGCGAAATGCTGGAACATGCATGTTCTTTCCTAGCCCCACAGGACCTAATATAAAACCACCTATACTTACATCTTCATTTAAAACACTTCGAGAACTTCACTCGAAAGAACAGGGTCAGCTGATTAAATCAGCACCAACACTTTCGTCTAAATCTCTGAACCCATCGAATATTGAGCGACAGAATGTCAAGCTTGCGCTAAGGATTTTCAGCCCGTCTacggcagcagctctgcgagcatgtgggcccagacttgagctagatcatgtgtctggtactgcacagttccttgaaacaataacaaagtggTGGAACATTGCAAGTGTAAAGACATGCAACAAGGGTACTCGACTTCGtgatgagctgcagtcaccgattacatcagcgtcaagtccacagatccagtttctgttaagtatagtggagtggctagatctgtggcattctctcaaatttgacacaggcatacttacaagagagacttacagtgcgctccgactcacgacagacaccttgataaaggtgactaggtattgcctagatgaaatgaacttcgagtatgtacttttaggaaagtttcagactgattgcttggaagagagataTGGCAAATACCGCCAACTCACCGGTGCGCAATACCACATTTCCATAAGACAGATCTATGAGTCGGAGCGAAAGCTTCGTCTGCagaacattctggagctcccagagtttgaggctgcaacagatgcggtgGCAGTAAACGATGCAGTACTTGAAGTGTTTGGCATTGAGGTAACGGACGACGATTATGCGAAGGCGCCAAATCTCCCTGCAACCGCttacgttgctggctattgtgcccacgctgcgttcaaaaagctgtcatgcatgacttgcaaagaaaatttaatgctagaagatgaaattgaagtagaaggtggggaattagtcaaggccatgactcgtggtagtctcaagtttccacagcctgccatagtaaatgctgttcttactgctgagatagttcttgacaaactgagaagcgaacagcatgcgacaaagtttcatgcactaccaaatcaaaaggaggttctcttggcactcacacatgatgtgttgaacgacggcattgactttgatgtgtgtgagaatgggcacactccacagttggtaatgcactatgtcctaagtgcagcagcaaacacgcttctaaataacctttgtaaaagaaaaaatgatcaacttatagttgaaaaggctgcaaaagaaaaagagacaaaattgaagacattgaagaattga